A genomic segment from Deltaproteobacteria bacterium GWA2_45_12 encodes:
- a CDS encoding tRNA-specific adenosine deaminase: MQKNQNTDEQFMRLAIAKTKLGIQKGQTPFGAAIVKKGKLVVCVHNMVWATTDITSHAEIHAIRKACKKLKTIDLSGCTLYSTCEPCPMCFSACHWARIDKIICGATIKDAKACGFHELALSNDQMKKWGKSSIQIQKNLLAKECRALFLLWAKEAKSKKY, from the coding sequence ATGCAAAAAAATCAAAATACAGATGAACAGTTCATGCGCTTGGCCATTGCCAAGACCAAGCTTGGCATTCAAAAAGGGCAAACGCCTTTTGGGGCCGCCATTGTCAAAAAGGGTAAACTCGTTGTCTGTGTTCACAACATGGTGTGGGCCACCACCGACATCACTTCCCACGCAGAAATCCACGCCATCCGCAAAGCCTGCAAAAAATTAAAAACCATCGATCTTTCCGGTTGCACCCTTTATTCAACCTGTGAACCCTGCCCCATGTGTTTTTCTGCCTGCCATTGGGCCCGCATCGATAAAATCATTTGCGGAGCCACAATTAAGGATGCAAAAGCCTGCGGATTTCATGAGCTGGCCCTTTCCAATGACCAAATGAAAAAATGGGGTAAAAGCAGCATCCAAATTCAAAAAAATCTTCTAGCCAAAGAATGCAGAGCCCTTTTCCTGCTCTGGGCCAAAGAAGCAAAATCTAAAAAATACTAA
- a CDS encoding bifunctional 5,10-methylene-tetrahydrofolate dehydrogenase/5,10-methylene-tetrahydrofolate cyclohydrolase (catalyzes the formation of 5,10-methenyltetrahydrofolate from 5,10-methylenetetrahydrofolate and subsequent formation of 10-formyltetrahydrofolate from 5,10-methenyltetrahydrofolate) has product MVQMIDGKAVAQRLKQEIKARVEDLKEKGITPGLATILVGEDPASHVYVKNKNATCQELGMRSLHHHLPASTTEEALLKLVHDLNDDSQVHGILVQLPLPKHIHSEKILEAINPLKDVDGFHPVNVGNLVIGRPGLRPCTPYGVMKLLEETKIPLAGKHAVVVGRSNIVGKPVALMLLAANATVTVCHSQTKNIEQVVRQADIVVAAVGKTHFVRGSWVKPGAVVIDVGINRLPNGKLAGDVHFEEVAPIASWITPVPGGVGPMTIIMLMANTVEAAEMV; this is encoded by the coding sequence ATGGTTCAAATGATTGACGGTAAAGCAGTGGCCCAAAGATTAAAGCAGGAAATCAAAGCCCGTGTGGAAGATCTTAAGGAAAAAGGCATTACTCCCGGCTTGGCCACGATTTTGGTGGGAGAGGACCCGGCTTCGCATGTTTATGTCAAAAATAAAAATGCCACCTGCCAAGAGCTTGGCATGCGGTCGCTTCATCATCATTTACCCGCAAGCACCACGGAAGAAGCCCTTCTCAAATTAGTTCATGATTTAAACGACGACTCGCAGGTGCATGGCATTCTGGTTCAGTTACCCCTTCCCAAACACATTCATTCTGAAAAAATTCTGGAGGCGATCAACCCTTTAAAAGATGTGGATGGGTTTCATCCTGTGAATGTGGGCAATCTGGTTATTGGCCGCCCTGGCTTGAGACCTTGCACCCCTTATGGAGTGATGAAATTATTGGAGGAAACAAAAATCCCCCTGGCCGGGAAACATGCCGTGGTTGTCGGGCGCAGTAATATTGTTGGAAAACCGGTGGCTCTTATGTTACTAGCCGCCAATGCCACGGTGACGGTGTGTCATTCGCAAACCAAAAACATTGAACAAGTAGTGCGCCAGGCTGATATTGTTGTTGCGGCCGTAGGCAAGACCCATTTTGTGCGTGGCAGTTGGGTGAAGCCCGGCGCGGTGGTGATTGATGTGGGGATTAATCGCTTGCCCAATGGAAAATTGGCAGGCGATGTTCATTTTGAAGAAGTGGCGCCGATTGCATCCTGGATTACTCCCGTGCCAGGTGGCGTGGGCCCAATGACAATTATCATGCTGATGGCCAACACGGTGGAGGCTGCAGAAATGGTGTAA
- a CDS encoding glycine cleavage system protein T, with product MLKRTPLYEFHKKLGAKMVEFGGWEMPVQYTGVIEEHNAVRTRAGLFDISHMGEIMVSGKDAKKFVNYVTTNNLDRIGDGRCQYSVCCYEDGGVVDDVITYQITPFKFLIVVNASNTDKDYDWFVAHKGDFDVSIENLSSEYYQLALQGPLAEGILTPLVSMPLYRLATFQFCETILRGKKIILSRTGYTGEDGFEIYGAWGDAPYVWQTLLETGKTYGLTPIGLGARDSLRLEAALSLYGHEIDKTINPFEARLSWVVKLDKEDFIGKEALTQIHKNGCQRKLVGLDMIDQGIPRQGYPVYAGDQKVGAVTSGTFSPTLQKPIGLALVEKTHATEGNTLQIEMRGQKRAAKVVGLPFYKKSFENS from the coding sequence ATGTTAAAACGAACACCTCTCTATGAATTTCACAAAAAACTGGGCGCCAAAATGGTTGAGTTTGGCGGTTGGGAAATGCCCGTGCAATACACCGGTGTTATCGAAGAACATAATGCCGTTCGTACCCGTGCCGGTCTTTTTGATATTAGCCACATGGGGGAAATCATGGTGTCAGGTAAAGACGCCAAGAAATTTGTGAACTATGTCACAACCAATAATTTGGATCGCATTGGTGACGGCCGTTGCCAATATTCGGTGTGTTGCTATGAAGATGGGGGAGTCGTTGATGATGTAATTACCTATCAGATCACTCCATTTAAATTCTTGATTGTGGTCAATGCCAGCAATACCGACAAAGATTACGATTGGTTTGTGGCGCATAAGGGAGATTTTGATGTCTCCATCGAAAATTTGAGCTCAGAGTATTATCAATTAGCCCTTCAAGGCCCTCTTGCAGAAGGAATTTTAACCCCTCTTGTTTCAATGCCTTTATATCGTTTGGCCACGTTTCAATTTTGCGAAACCATTTTGCGTGGCAAGAAAATCATTCTTTCACGCACAGGATACACGGGTGAAGATGGTTTTGAAATTTATGGAGCTTGGGGAGATGCCCCCTATGTTTGGCAAACTCTTTTGGAGACGGGCAAAACTTATGGGTTGACCCCCATTGGGCTGGGCGCGCGCGACAGTTTACGTTTGGAAGCAGCGCTCTCTCTTTATGGGCATGAAATTGACAAGACCATTAATCCCTTTGAGGCACGCTTAAGTTGGGTGGTCAAACTTGACAAAGAAGATTTTATTGGCAAAGAAGCCCTCACCCAAATTCACAAAAACGGATGCCAGCGTAAACTTGTCGGTTTGGATATGATCGATCAGGGCATTCCACGGCAGGGATATCCTGTTTATGCCGGCGACCAAAAAGTGGGGGCGGTCACCAGCGGTACTTTTTCGCCAACATTACAAAAGCCGATAGGATTGGCTCTTGTTGAAAAGACGCATGCTACCGAAGGAAACACGCTTCAAATTGAAATGCGTGGGCAAAAAAGAGCGGCCAAAGTTGTGGGGCTTCCATTTTATAAGAAAAGTTTTGAAAATTCTTAA
- a CDS encoding glycine cleavage system protein H, with protein sequence MEINKELRYTKEHEWIRLDGNKAVVGITDFAQEQLGDVVMVELPKEGALFAKNETFGVVESVKSVSDVYVPVSGKVLEFNSTLIESPGLVNEDCYNEGWLIKLELTHPKELEGLLDAKAYEAYLKDEGKI encoded by the coding sequence ATGGAGATTAATAAAGAATTACGTTACACCAAAGAGCATGAATGGATTCGTTTGGATGGAAACAAGGCCGTTGTGGGCATTACCGATTTTGCCCAGGAACAGTTGGGGGATGTGGTGATGGTTGAACTCCCCAAAGAAGGAGCCCTTTTTGCCAAGAATGAAACTTTTGGTGTCGTTGAGTCGGTCAAATCGGTAAGCGATGTCTATGTACCTGTATCTGGTAAAGTTCTTGAATTTAACAGCACTTTGATTGAAAGCCCCGGCTTGGTGAACGAAGACTGTTACAACGAAGGTTGGTTGATTAAGCTTGAATTGACCCATCCAAAAGAATTGGAAGGTTTGTTGGATGCCAAAGCCTACGAGGCCTATTTGAAGGACGAAGGAAAGATATAG
- a CDS encoding glycine dehydrogenase (aminomethyl-transferring) codes for MRYLPHTKQDIKDMLQVIGKDSVDALFESIPEELRLKRALNLPKALSEMELRSEMLRLSKKNVSVRDTVSFLGGGAYNHYVPSPISQLINRGEFFTAYTPYQPEVSQGTLQALFEFQTMICELTGMEIANASNYDASTGCAEALLMSARLNGRKKALVARSVHPQYRKVMRTYLSRFGYEIVEVGYAKDGSLDWNDFEAKCDASVGAVMVGSPNFFGVIEDLQKIGARTKQDEKTIFITVASEPLSMALLNPPGSVGADIAVAEGQSFGVGLSFGGPYLGLFATQQKYIRAMPGRIVGETVDVDGKRGFVLTFSTREQHIRREKATSNICTNQGLCALMSTIYLSLMGKEGLTRLAQINLSRATYAKEALTATGKVKLLFDGPTFNEFVICLPDAQNVLAGLKKRGIFAGIWLPRYYKELKDAVLVCVTEMNSKEQIDLLVSELKKAVS; via the coding sequence ATGCGTTACCTCCCTCATACAAAACAAGATATCAAAGACATGCTCCAGGTGATCGGCAAAGATTCTGTCGATGCGCTTTTTGAGAGCATCCCTGAAGAGTTGCGGTTGAAGCGTGCTCTTAACCTGCCCAAGGCTCTTTCCGAAATGGAATTACGTTCTGAAATGCTGCGGCTTTCCAAAAAGAACGTTTCCGTGCGTGATACCGTTTCATTTTTGGGAGGCGGGGCTTACAACCACTATGTCCCATCACCCATTTCGCAACTCATCAACCGGGGTGAATTTTTTACAGCCTACACTCCCTACCAGCCCGAAGTAAGTCAGGGAACCCTCCAGGCCCTTTTTGAATTTCAGACCATGATTTGCGAGTTGACGGGCATGGAGATTGCCAATGCCTCCAACTACGATGCCTCCACCGGTTGTGCAGAGGCGCTTCTTATGTCGGCCCGTTTGAATGGCCGCAAAAAAGCCCTGGTGGCCCGGTCGGTGCATCCGCAATACCGCAAGGTGATGAGGACTTATCTTTCCCGTTTCGGTTACGAAATCGTTGAAGTGGGTTATGCCAAAGATGGAAGTTTGGATTGGAATGATTTTGAAGCCAAGTGTGATGCCTCTGTGGGTGCGGTGATGGTTGGATCCCCCAATTTCTTTGGGGTGATTGAAGATCTTCAAAAAATAGGGGCGCGCACCAAACAGGATGAAAAAACAATTTTTATCACTGTGGCTTCTGAACCCCTTTCGATGGCACTTTTAAACCCTCCCGGTTCTGTGGGCGCTGATATTGCCGTTGCCGAAGGGCAAAGCTTTGGTGTGGGGCTTAGTTTTGGAGGCCCCTATCTGGGGCTTTTTGCCACGCAGCAAAAATACATACGAGCCATGCCGGGCCGCATTGTGGGGGAAACGGTGGATGTCGATGGGAAGAGGGGATTTGTCCTTACTTTTTCAACGCGCGAACAACACATCCGTCGTGAAAAGGCCACTTCCAACATCTGCACCAATCAGGGCCTGTGTGCGCTCATGAGCACCATTTATTTGTCTCTTATGGGAAAAGAAGGGCTGACTCGTCTGGCTCAAATTAATTTATCGCGTGCCACTTATGCCAAAGAGGCGCTTACGGCGACTGGCAAGGTGAAGCTTCTTTTTGATGGGCCGACCTTTAATGAATTTGTCATCTGTTTGCCCGATGCGCAGAATGTTTTAGCCGGGTTGAAGAAAAGAGGGATTTTTGCCGGCATTTGGCTGCCCCGTTATTACAAGGAACTTAAAGACGCCGTGCTTGTTTGTGTGACAGAAATGAACTCCAAAGAGCAGATTGATTTGTTGGTGAGTGAATTAAAAAAAGCTGTGTCATAG
- a CDS encoding glycine dehydrogenase (aminomethyl-transferring), producing MHQEPTLFEISSPGREGFSLPETQTPEVNPAEVIPQNYLRKEKAKLPEVSEFDAVRHFTRLSQWNFSIDTAFYPLGSCTMKYNPRINEEVVRLPGFALTHPYQEEEFMQGNLELMYHLQNYLCEIAGMDACTLQPAAGAHGELTGLLMIRSYHEDRGNPRKKIIIPDSAHGTNPASAAICGYQVVTMKTDKDGILHADALAPLLDEEVACLMVTNPSTIGLFEKNIQKIADRLHAKGALLYCDGANMNALMGMARVGDMGVDCMHYNLHKTFTTPHGGGGPGSGPVVVKKILEPYLPTPTIVKQGDKYHLETQCPKSIGRVRAFFGNFGMFVRAYTYIRELGPDGVKKVAQLAVLNANYLRSRLKDLLPLAYEAPSMHEVIFSDKFLKGTEIKTLDIAKRLLDYGFHAPTVYFPLIVPGSLMIEPTETENKATLDQFVEALRTIVHEVTANPTLLKEAPHNTPVRRLDETRAVMKPKLRA from the coding sequence ATGCACCAAGAACCCACATTATTTGAAATTTCCTCCCCTGGTCGTGAAGGATTCTCACTTCCTGAAACCCAGACTCCTGAAGTTAATCCGGCCGAGGTGATCCCCCAGAATTATTTACGCAAGGAAAAGGCCAAACTTCCCGAGGTTTCCGAATTCGATGCGGTCCGGCATTTCACGCGTCTTTCCCAATGGAATTTCAGCATCGACACCGCTTTTTATCCGCTCGGTTCCTGCACCATGAAGTATAATCCGCGCATCAACGAAGAGGTGGTGCGTCTTCCCGGTTTTGCCCTGACCCATCCGTATCAGGAAGAAGAATTCATGCAGGGGAATTTGGAGCTGATGTATCACCTGCAAAATTATCTTTGCGAAATTGCCGGAATGGATGCCTGTACGCTTCAGCCTGCCGCCGGCGCCCATGGCGAGCTTACCGGGCTTTTGATGATTCGTTCCTATCACGAAGACCGGGGCAATCCGCGAAAGAAAATCATCATTCCCGATTCGGCCCATGGGACCAACCCTGCTTCAGCCGCCATTTGTGGTTATCAAGTGGTCACCATGAAAACCGACAAGGACGGCATTTTGCATGCCGATGCCTTGGCCCCGCTTCTTGATGAAGAAGTGGCCTGCCTTATGGTTACCAATCCTTCAACCATTGGGTTGTTCGAAAAAAATATCCAAAAAATTGCCGATAGGCTCCATGCCAAAGGCGCGCTCCTTTATTGCGATGGCGCCAACATGAATGCCCTCATGGGCATGGCCCGCGTGGGGGACATGGGTGTGGATTGCATGCATTACAATCTGCACAAGACATTCACGACCCCGCATGGCGGGGGTGGCCCTGGTTCCGGGCCTGTGGTGGTGAAGAAAATTTTAGAGCCTTATTTACCGACACCCACGATTGTGAAGCAGGGCGATAAATATCATTTAGAAACCCAATGCCCCAAGAGCATCGGCCGTGTGCGGGCCTTCTTCGGGAATTTCGGCATGTTCGTTCGCGCCTACACTTACATTCGCGAGTTGGGCCCCGATGGAGTGAAAAAAGTGGCGCAGTTGGCGGTGCTGAACGCCAATTATCTGCGTTCGCGCTTAAAAGATCTTCTTCCCCTGGCCTACGAAGCGCCCAGCATGCACGAGGTGATTTTTTCGGACAAATTCCTCAAAGGCACCGAAATTAAAACCTTGGATATTGCCAAACGCCTTTTGGACTACGGCTTTCATGCGCCCACGGTGTATTTTCCGCTCATTGTTCCCGGTTCACTCATGATCGAGCCCACCGAAACCGAAAACAAAGCCACCCTCGACCAGTTTGTGGAAGCGCTTCGCACCATTGTGCATGAAGTGACCGCAAATCCCACTCTCCTCAAAGAGGCCCCCCACAATACCCCCGTCCGCCGTTTGGATGAGACGCGCGCGGTAATGAAACCAAAGTTAAGAGCATAA